The Macaca nemestrina isolate mMacNem1 chromosome 12, mMacNem.hap1, whole genome shotgun sequence genome contains a region encoding:
- the LOC105476481 gene encoding dolichyl-diphosphooligosaccharide--protein glycosyltransferase subunit STT3A, with product MTKFGFLRLSYEKQDTLLKLLILSMAAVLSFSTRLFAVLRFESVIHEFDPYFNYRTTRFLAEEGFYKFHNWFDDRAWYPLGRIIGGTIYPGLMITSAAIYHVLHFFHITIDIRNVCVFLAPLFSSFTTIVTYHLTKELKDAGAGLLAAAMIAVVPGYISRSVAGSYDNEGIAIFCMLLTYYMWIKAVKTGSICWAAKCALAYFYMVSSWGGYVFLINLIPLHVLVLMLTGRFSHRIYVAYCTVYCLGTILSMQISFVGFQPVLSSEHMAAFGVFGLCQIHAFVDYLRSKLNPQQFEVLFRSVISLVGFVLLTVGALLMLTGKISPWTGRFYSLLDPSYAKNNIPIIASVSEHQPTTWSSYYFDLQLLVFMFPVGLYYCFSNLSDARIFIIMYGVTSMYFSAVMVRLMLVLAPVMCILSGIGVSQVLSTYMKNLDISRPDKKSKKQQDSTYPIKNEVASGMILVMAFFLITYTFHSTWVTSEAYSSPSIVLSARGGDGSRIIFDDFREAYYWLRHNTPEDAKVMSWWDYGYQITAMANRTILVDNNTWNNTHISRVGQAMASTEEKAYEIMRELDVSYVLVIFGGLTGYSSDDINKFLWMVRIGGSTDTGKHIKENDYYTPTGEFRVDREGSPVLLNCLMYKMCYYRFGQVYTEAKRPPGFDRVRNAEIGNKDFELDVLEEAYTTEHWLVRIYKVKDLDNRGLSRT from the exons ATGACTAAATTCGGATTTTTGCGATTGTCCTATGAGAAGCAGGACACACTTCTGAAGCTTCTCATTCTGTCAATGGCTGCTGTAttat CTTTCTCCACTCGTCTCTTTGCTGTCCTGAGATTTGAAAGTGTTATCCATGAGTTTGATCC GTACTTTAATTATCGGACTACCAGGTTCCTGGCTGAGGAGGGGTTTTATAAATTCCATAACTGGTTTGATGACCGGGCCTGGTACCCTTTGGGACGAATCATTGGAGGAACAATTTACCCAG GTTTAATGATCACCTCTGCTGCAATCTACCATGTACTCCATTTTTTCCACATCACCATCGACATTCGGAATGTCTGTGTGTTCCTGgcccctctcttctcctccttcacCACCATCGTCACGTACCACCTTACCAAAGAGCTCAAG GATGCAGGGGCTGGgcttcttgctgctgccatgatTGCTGTAGTTCCTGGATATATCTCCCGATCTGTTGCTGGCTCCTATGATAATGAAG GGATTGCCATCTTTTGCATGCTACTCACCTACTACATGTGGATCAAGGCAGTAAAGACTGGTTCCATCTGTTGGGCAGCTAAGTGTGCCCTTGCTTATTTCTACATG GTCTCGTCATGGGGAGGTTATGTGTTCCTGATCAACTTGATTCCTCTCCATGTCCTGGTGCTGATGCTCACAGGCCGTTTCTCCCACCGGATCTACGTGGCCTACTGTACTGTTTACTGCCTGGGCACTATACTTTCTATGCAGATCTCCTTTGTGGGTTTCCAG CCTGTCCTTTCATCAGAGCACATGGCAGCCTTTGGGGTCTTTGGTCTCTGCCAGATCCATGCCTTTGTGGATTACCTGCGCAGCAAGTTGAATCCACAACAATTTGAAGTTCTTTTCCGGAGTGTCATCTCTCTGGTAGGCTTTGTCCTTCTCACCGTGGGAGCTCTCCTCATGCTGACAG GAAAAATATCTCCCTGGACGGGGCGTTTCTACTCACTGCTGGATCCTTCTTACGCTAAGAACAACATCCCCATCATTGCTTCTGTGTCTGAGCATCAGCCCACAACCTGGTCCTCATACTATTTTGACCTACAGCTCCTCGTCTTCATGTTTCCAG TTGGCCTCTATTACTGCTTTAGCAACCTGTCTGATGCCCGGATTTTTATCATCATGTATGGTGTGACCAGCATGTACTTTTCAGCTGTAATG GTGCGTCTAATGCTAGTGTTGGCACCTGTTATGTGCATTCTCTCCGGCATTGGAGTCTCCCAGGTGCTATCCACATACATGAAGAATCTGGACATAAGTCGTCCAGACAAGAAGAGCAAGAAGCAACAGGATTCTACCTACCCTATTAAGAATGAA GTGGCAAGTGGGATGATACTGGTCATGGCTTTCTTTCTTATCACCTATACCTTTCATTCAACGTGGGTGACCAGTGAGGCCTACTCTTCTCCGTCCATTGTACTGTCTGCCCGTGGTGGGGATGGCAGTAGGATCATATTTGATGACTTTCGAGAAGCGTATTATTGGCTTCGTCACAATACTCCAGAG GATGCGAAGGTCATGTCCTGGTGGGATTATGGCTATCAGATTACAGCTATGGCAAACCGAACCATTTTAGTGGACAATAACACATGGAATAATACCCATATTTCTCGAGTAGGGCAG GCAATGGCGTCCACAGAGGAAAAAGCCTATGAGATCATGAGGGAGCTTGATGTCAGTTATGTGCTGGTCATTTTTGGAGGCCTCACTGGGTATTCCTCTGATG ataTCAACAAGTTTCTTTGGATGGTCCGGATTGGAGGGAGCACAGATACAGGCAAACATATTAAGGAGAATGACTATTATACTCCAACTGGGGAGTTCCGTGTGGACCGTGAAGGTTCTCCAGTGCTGCTCAACTGCCTCATGTACAAGATGTGTTACTACCGCTTTGGACAGGTTTACACAGAAGCCA AGCGTCCTCCAGGCTTTGACCGTGTCCGAAATGCTGAGATTGGGAATAAAGACTTTGAGCTTGATGTCCTGGAGGAAGCGTATACCACAGAACATTGGCTGGTCAGGATATACAAG GTAAAGGACCTGGATAATCGAGGCTTGTCAAGGACATAA